CTGAGTCTTTATTTGAGTTAGGCCCTGAACTATCAATCAGATCAGGTTCTGCGTCGTTGGCCTCTGTCAGAAGTGTGACCAGTGTGGCCAAAGTGGTGCTTGGATCAAGGAATTTGACAATGGGAATATTAAAACCTCTTTCTTGGGCAAATAGGTTTTGTAGAGTCATGGCTAACATGGAGTCCACACCAAGAGCAGCAAGGGTTGTGTCTTCATTCAGCCTTTCCTCTTTAACACCAAGTGTGCTGCAGAGCACAGACCTGACATATTCACATGGTGAAGAGGTGGATTTCACACTGTCCATTATCAGTTCTGATTGTTTGTCATTTCTGATTGCCTCCTGAACCAAGGAACCCAAACGCATCCTAAGGGAGGCATTCTGTGAGAGGACATGGCTATTCAGGTGTTTGAAGTTAAATTTACAAACAACCTGTTGGGGTCTGTTCAGTAGGAGGGATTTCTGCAAGCACTGGTTAATTTCATTCACCTCCATGATCATCATTCCCTTTGACTCAAGAAACTTTTGGAAAGTATCTTTATTTAACAGAAGACCAAGGTTCAGAGCTCCCCAGTTGATGGACTGTCCTGCGagtccagtgtttcttctgtaATGACAAAAGGTGTCCAGGAATGAGTTGGCCGCAGCATAATTTGATTGAGCTGCATTGCCTATGAAGGAGGTGATTGATGAGTAGCACACAAAGTAATCTAGTTTGCATTGCTTTGTGGCATGGTGTAGATTGAGAGCTCCACTGACTTTTGGCTTTAAGACTTTCTCATACTCAGCTTTGTTGAGGCTTTCAATTAAGCCATCACGAAGTACCACCGCACTGTGGAACACACCCTTAATTGGACAAGATGGCAAACTTTGTCTAATGGCAGCAATCGCTTTCTCCACTTGTGCCAGGTCTGAGACATCACATCGCAAACTGAGTATGACCATCTCATATTGATTCCTCAAGGTACTTATTTCCTGTTGCATTGTCTGGCTAGGACTACTTCTTGAAAGAATGACAATGTAGCCCCCCCCTCTCTGAGCAATGAACTTCACAGTTTCAAAGCCAAGCCCAGAAAGTCCACCTGTCACTATATATACAGAATTCTTCTGAAAGCTGTGCTTTGGTTCTTGAAGAAAGGGAATCTCAGATTGGTTTTTGGGATCCTCATCTCTCAGTGTAATTGTACGTATTGTCTTAGAACAGATGTATGTTTCAGAGTTCTCCATAGGCAGAATGTCTGTGCCTCCAGATGCTGCTCTTTGGACAGTAACTGCCGGGAGATCCAGTGACTTGCTGTCCAAATGCATGGACTTGATCCATTTGTAGATTTGCGGCCTCCGTAACTTGAGTAACCCCTTCTCAAGGATTCTGGAAATTTGAATGGGATGCACACAAGCACTGGCATTTTCTTCTCTGAGAATCGTTTCACAAAGAGAAAGTGAATGTTGGTCCTCACAAACAGCAACAATGTGTTTAACAGAGTGAAGTCTGCATGCCTCTGAAAATAGAGTTTTGTCAAATGGAGGCAAAAGGACAAAGACATCAAAAGTATTTGCATTTTGGACAGGGCTACTTAATTCCGTTGCTACAAATACATTCCATCCTGATTTGGCTGCAGTCAGGGTTAATACCTTGACGAAGCATGCATCAGGTGCTGAGGAGAAGATACCTAACCTTCTTTGCTGTTTTGCCTTGGGTAGTGAACCCTGCAGAATTGCCCATGAAAGTGCTAAAAAGGATACACAAGGAGTATTCCTTAAAAATGGAACTTTCTTTGCTTTGTAGCACACATCCTCTGGGATTTCAATCTTGGAGGATGCAGCTATGGGGAAACAGGACACGATGTGATCTCCAATTTTAAGATGACTTACGGCCTTTCCCACAGCCGTCACTGTGCCACTGAAGTCAAGGGCTAGAAGCTTGTGGTCTTGTGTAGTGTGGCTGTTCCAGTAAATTGTCTGGCCAAACTTTAGAGCAGAAACACTGACTGGATATAAGTCTGATGAATGGACACAAACTTTGCTCAACTGAACCTCCACGTGATTCTCCTGgatttgacttggacttgaaTCATCACTTGGAATGGCTGATAAGCTAGTAATTTTGTAAGGATCAGCTGTCTTTAAGATTAAGTGTTCAACCATTGGCATATTAATGCCATTCATGGAACTGTGTGGGCTGGACAAGGGTGTGTGCACAATGGTAGGCTGCAGAATCTGTCCATCTTTCACCACTAGCTCTGGGTATTTACTACAAGGGTACAATTGAAGGACTTGAGCCAATGCCTCAACATCTTCTCTAGAAACAGAGTTGATGTCTACAAGTTGGAAGAGGAGTTCTGAAGCCTCTGCTGCACATGCTCTTGTCATACCGGACAACACAAATCCTGGGTTAATTTGATCCACTGTGGTATCTGCAGCTCGAAAGGTTACTGTTCTGATTGAGTTTGGGAAACTCATGGACTTCAGGTCTGTAATGATTTGCCGGTACACCTCGCAGCAGTTAGTCATTGCCTCCAGAGTTCTATCAGTATTGCAAGCAGTAAGATTAGTATCACTCCAGATAAACAAGACTTCCTCAAAGGTTTTATTCACAGCCAAAATGTTCAGTTTCAGCAACAATGCTTGAAATCCCTCACACAGCAATTGTTCTGCATACTTAAAGGAAATGTATTTAGAGGTCGGGGCCAAGTGCTTCTTGAGGGCCTCTGCAAGTCCTAACTGATCAGCAAACACTAATGCCTTTGGTAAATGAGTTGGCGTCTGTTCTTCTGAAATTACGCTAAAGTCAGTATGGTAGAAATACTCCTCAACTAAGTTAGATTGGCTTTTGAGGAACTTAAGCTTCACCTCCTTGATCTCAACCAATACTTTGCCATCTTTGTCTGTGAAACAGCCACACACATTCAAGTAGTCAGTTCCCACCTCAGTAGCTCTCAAGTACATGGCCATCTTTTCTTGCAAGGGCTCAAAAACAGTGAGGCTACCTATTGCAGCAGGAAAGCCAGGTTTTGATATAGCAGTGTTATCTAAAGTCATGGGAAGCAGTTGCATGAAGTAGTCAAGAACTACAGGGTGAATGTAGTAATCATGCAACTGAGGGAGCAGCTCCTCGGGAACAGACACTGTTGAGATGGCTTCTCTGAGTTGTTCCCCATAGTGTACGAATCCTTTATTTCTGAAGACAGATTCATGTTGAAACCCACCAAGACGCAGATTATTATAGTACTCATCGTAACTCGTTACCGAAGTGCATCTTTTGTAAACACTGTCAAGTGAGATTCTTGTCTCTTTACCTCCTCCTATCTTATGTCTAATGCTTCCTGAAGCAAATGTTGCTGCACTAGAATCAATGTTAAACTTGGTTTCATTTTCAGCTGGTGTAAGTGTTACTTTCATCTCTGGTGAGTTCTGGTTATATACAAATGGCCTGTGAAAACTGACACTGAGCTGCAGCGTGTTGACTGGCACCCTTGGTTTTGTACCTGCCATGCAAGCTGCAAGGCCAAGTTCGGCATAAAAAGAACCAGGGATGATGGGTATACCATTATTCTTATGCTCATTCAGGTAGGAAAGTGAGCTGGAGGTGAGATCACAGTTGAACTCAGTGCCATCTCTGAATGTCTGTGTAATCACAGGATGACTACCTGTTGATCCTTTTGGCATAGATCCAGGAGTCAGTGGTTTTTTCACACAGTCAAACTGATACCTTGGCAAAGCAATTGGCTTGGTCTCACAGCCTCTGTAGAGCTGGGCCCAATCTACTTGAAAGCCAGCCTCAAACAGTTTAGACACAAGTGTGAGCATTGTCTCATGATCTTTTTCTGGCTGAACTGAAGTAAACACTGTTGTTTCCTTTCCCATGATTTCTATGATATTCCGCTGCAAAGCTCTTCTTGGgcctatctcaacaaaaaccaCATTCTTCTTGTCTTTTGCTGCAGACCTCACAGCCTTTTCAAAAGTAACAGGCTCCCGGATATTCCGAGCCCAGTATGTACCAGTACAAAAATCAGTGTGGCTGGCAATGTTCCCTGTCACAGTGGAGTACACCTCTGTTaccatttcattttcttttaaggAGCCGATGGTGCTCTTTACCTCAGAGAGTATTGGATCCATCATATGGCTATGGTAGGCAGCAGGGACCTCCAAGACATGTAGGAAGAGATGTTTACTGTCTTCCATAGTGCTTAATCTTTTGTGCACTTCATCGATTGAATCTGCATCACCTGATAGTGTGCAAGACTGAGGGCTGTTATAGGCGGCCAAGCAAATTCTTCCTGAGTAAGGTGGCAAGAGCTTCAAGACTCCTGAAACAGCCATGTTGCTGACAACCAGCATCTTGCCTCCAGTTACTCTGCATTGCAAAGTACTACGGTGATAGAGGACCTTCACTGCATCCTCAAGGGATAGCAGTCCTGAGCAATGTGCAGCAGCGACCTCTCCGACTGAATGGCCAAGCACAGCATCTGGCCTGATGCCCCACTTTTTTAGCAGCTCAAAGAGGGCAACTTGTATGGCAAAAAGAAGTGGTTGAATGACTTCAGGATTTGAAAACTGATTACTGAGATCTTCTGAGTCATTTTCAATCATGTCTATCATGCTAATGCTTTTGTAGCTTTGGAAAAGACGTTCAacatctctcactttctctctaaaAACAGGCTCCTCTTTTAAGAGCTGCCTGCACATGCCACGATAGGTAAGGCCATttccacaaaaaacaaaaatcagccTTGGGTCTAGCTGTGATGGTTCAATCTTTCTGTTTTTAGCAGAATGTAGCTGTTCTTTCAAAACTGACAGGGATGACACTCGAAAAGCCGTCctgtattcattttttaaatgacttcTCCTGCATGCTGAAGTGTATGCTAGACTTTGTAAGTCGACGTCAGTGTCTGTGTCAAGTTTTTCAACAGTGTCTGCAATCATCATCACAAGTGAATTTTCCGAGGCTGCGGACAGGACAAAATACTGGTCAGACTTCGTAGCCTCAACTTTTGGAACCAGAGcttctttgtactgtttgacaATGGCATGTGCATTTGTTCCTCCAAAACCAAAGTTGTTAATACCTGCAACCCTTTCAACATTGCATGTCATTTTCCATCTCTTTGCTTTTGTGGGGATGTTAATATTCAGAGCCTTGGCATCTATACTGGCATTGTTTTCTGAGTAGAACAATGAAGAGACAATGGTCTCATGCTTCATCATCAGGAGTACCTTAATTAGTCCCGCTACTCCAGCTGCAGATTCAGTGTGTCCAATGTTACCCTTCACCGAGCCAACACAAAGTGTGCCAGATTCTGTAGGTCGTGCTTTAGCTATGACATTAGAGATGCTGTTGGCTTCAACAGGGTCTCCCACTGGCGTTCCTGTCCCATG
This portion of the Pygocentrus nattereri isolate fPygNat1 chromosome 1, fPygNat1.pri, whole genome shotgun sequence genome encodes:
- the LOC108439128 gene encoding phenolphthiocerol/phthiocerol polyketide synthase subunit C-like; this encodes MEDTTEEIAVIGIGCNFPGGEGVDNFWKVLLEGKNCAVEIPNERFDRSYWYDSDQNKLGKTYTARAAFIDGINEFDHRLFGVSEAESSQMDPQHKLLLHCTYRAFENAGIPVEKASGTKTGVFLGLMNRDYEIHKMKDNPNTFDHWTGTGSAMSIAANRISYTFNLTGPSLSIDSACSSSLVALHFGCQTIKQGDCEMALCGGVSCIFAPQLFVALSRAKMISPDGTSKPFSKAADGYGRGEGCGIVLLKSLKKAIADSDHIWGIISKTAVNQDGRTASPITKPSMVQQEELLSSIYCTKSDLTSVQYMEAHGTGTPVGDPVEANSISNVIAKARPTESGTLCVGSVKGNIGHTESAAGVAGLIKVLLMMKHETIVSSLFYSENNASIDAKALNINIPTKAKRWKMTCNVERVAGINNFGFGGTNAHAIVKQYKEALVPKVEATKSDQYFVLSAASENSLVMMIADTVEKLDTDTDVDLQSLAYTSACRRSHLKNEYRTAFRVSSLSVLKEQLHSAKNRKIEPSQLDPRLIFVFCGNGLTYRGMCRQLLKEEPVFREKVRDVERLFQSYKSISMIDMIENDSEDLSNQFSNPEVIQPLLFAIQVALFELLKKWGIRPDAVLGHSVGEVAAAHCSGLLSLEDAVKVLYHRSTLQCRVTGGKMLVVSNMAVSGVLKLLPPYSGRICLAAYNSPQSCTLSGDADSIDEVHKRLSTMEDSKHLFLHVLEVPAAYHSHMMDPILSEVKSTIGSLKENEMVTEVYSTVTGNIASHTDFCTGTYWARNIREPVTFEKAVRSAAKDKKNVVFVEIGPRRALQRNIIEIMGKETTVFTSVQPEKDHETMLTLVSKLFEAGFQVDWAQLYRGCETKPIALPRYQFDCVKKPLTPGSMPKGSTGSHPVITQTFRDGTEFNCDLTSSSLSYLNEHKNNGIPIIPGSFYAELGLAACMAGTKPRVPVNTLQLSVSFHRPFVYNQNSPEMKVTLTPAENETKFNIDSSAATFASGSIRHKIGGGKETRISLDSVYKRCTSVTSYDEYYNNLRLGGFQHESVFRNKGFVHYGEQLREAISTVSVPEELLPQLHDYYIHPVVLDYFMQLLPMTLDNTAISKPGFPAAIGSLTVFEPLQEKMAMYLRATEVGTDYLNVCGCFTDKDGKVLVEIKEVKLKFLKSQSNLVEEYFYHTDFSVISEEQTPTHLPKALVFADQLGLAEALKKHLAPTSKYISFKYAEQLLCEGFQALLLKLNILAVNKTFEEVLFIWSDTNLTACNTDRTLEAMTNCCEVYRQIITDLKSMSFPNSIRTVTFRAADTTVDQINPGFVLSGMTRACAAEASELLFQLVDINSVSREDVEALAQVLQLYPCSKYPELVVKDGQILQPTIVHTPLSSPHSSMNGINMPMVEHLILKTADPYKITSLSAIPSDDSSPSQIQENHVEVQLSKVCVHSSDLYPVSVSALKFGQTIYWNSHTTQDHKLLALDFSGTVTAVGKAVSHLKIGDHIVSCFPIAASSKIEIPEDVCYKAKKVPFLRNTPCVSFLALSWAILQGSLPKAKQQRRLGIFSSAPDACFVKVLTLTAAKSGWNVFVATELSSPVQNANTFDVFVLLPPFDKTLFSEACRLHSVKHIVAVCEDQHSLSLCETILREENASACVHPIQISRILEKGLLKLRRPQIYKWIKSMHLDSKSLDLPAVTVQRAASGGTDILPMENSETYICSKTIRTITLRDEDPKNQSEIPFLQEPKHSFQKNSVYIVTGGLSGLGFETVKFIAQRGGGYIVILSRSSPSQTMQQEISTLRNQYEMVILSLRCDVSDLAQVEKAIAAIRQSLPSCPIKGVFHSAVVLRDGLIESLNKAEYEKVLKPKVSGALNLHHATKQCKLDYFVCYSSITSFIGNAAQSNYAAANSFLDTFCHYRRNTGLAGQSINWGALNLGLLLNKDTFQKFLESKGMMIMEVNEINQCLQKSLLLNRPQQVVCKFNFKHLNSHVLSQNASLRMRLGSLVQEAIRNDKQSELIMDSVKSTSSPCEYVRSVLCSTLGVKEERLNEDTTLAALGVDSMLAMTLQNLFAQERGFNIPIVKFLDPSTTLATLVTLLTEANDAEPDLIDSSGPNSNKDSDELLTVL